Proteins encoded within one genomic window of Oncorhynchus nerka isolate Pitt River linkage group LG9b, Oner_Uvic_2.0, whole genome shotgun sequence:
- the LOC135565694 gene encoding acid-sensing ion channel 1C-like yields the protein MMLTAPTSELNSLGSLPNDAQETTIQNKTGRRKKSMLKQSWMEITIAFMRRTKVHGLKFVFSPDKTLPQRVLWLLAFFVCMGLLFTWSWNRILYLMSFPAVTKIKMVWAHNMSFPAVTFCNHNLFRVSSLTKADLYHSGYWMDLMHQNHTVMERSLALLRDNHKYSLLNLLDFNGYTPSPHYHVNTTEMIGRLGHQLEDMLLECRFRGGNCTHQNFTTVCKVT from the coding sequence ATGATGTTAACTGCCCCCACATCAGAATTAAACAGCCTGGGGTCTCTACCTAACGATGCCCAGGAAACCACTATCCAGAACAAAACaggaaggaggaagaagagcATGCTGAAACAGTCATGGATGGAGATCACCATAGCCTTCATGAGGAGGACCAAGGTCCACGGGCTGAAGTTTGTCTTCTCCCCAGACAAGACCTTACCCCAGCGGGTCCTCTGGCTCCTGGCCTTCTTTGTGTGCATGGGTCTCCTGTTCACCTGGTCCTGGAACCGCATCCTCTACCTGATGTCCTTCCCGGCCGTCACCAAGATCAAGATGGTGTGGGCTCACAACATGTCCTTCCCGGCTGTGACCTTCTGCAACCACAACCTGTTCCGGGTGTCCAGTCTGACCAAGGCTGACCTATACCACAGCGGTTACTGGATGGACCTGATGCATCAGAACCACACGGTCATGGAGAGGAGCCTGGCTCTTCTGAGGGACAACCACAAGTACAGCCTCCTCAACCTGCTGGACTTCAATGGCTACACCCCGTCTCCACATTACCATGTCAACACAACTGAGATGATTGGCAGGCTGGGCCACCAACTGGAGGACATGTTGCTGGAATGCAGGTTCCGGGGGGGGAACTGCACCCATCAGAACTTCACCACTGTATGTAAAGTAACGTAG